In Coturnix japonica isolate 7356 chromosome 7, Coturnix japonica 2.1, whole genome shotgun sequence, one DNA window encodes the following:
- the GCG gene encoding glucagon produces MKMKSIYFIAGLLLMIVQGSWQNPLQETEEKSRSFKASQSEPLDDSRQLNEVKRHSQGTFTSDYSKYLDSRRAQDFVQWLMSTKRNGQQGQEDKENDKFPDQLSSNAISKRHSEFERHAEGTYTSDITSYLEGQAAKEFIAWLVNGRGRRDFPEKALMAEEMGRRHADGTFTSDINKILDDMAAKEFLKWLINTKVTQRDLLGEYQ; encoded by the exons atgaaaatgaaaagtatttattttattgctggACTCCTTTTAATGATAGTTCAAGGCAGCTGGCAAAATCCTCTTCaggaaacagaggagaaatCAAG ATCATTCAAAGCCTCCCAGTCTGAACCATTAGATGACTCTAGACAGCTGAATGAAGTAAAGCGTCATTCACAAGGCACATTCACCAGTGACTACAGCAAGTACTTGGACAGCAGACGAGCTCAGGACTTTGTGCAATGGTTAATGAGCACTAAAAGAAATGG CCAACAAGGACAAGAGGACAAAGAGAATGACAAATTCCCAGACCAGCTCTCAAG CAATGCAATTTCCAAGCGTCATTCTGAATTTGAGAGACATGCTGAAGGCACCTACACCAGTGATATCACTTCTTATTTGGAAGGTCAAGCTGCCAAAGAATTCATTGCTTGGTTAGTGAATGGACGAGGAAGAAGAGA TTTCCCAGAAAAAGCTTTAATGGCTGAAGAAATGGGCCGAAGACATGCAGATGGCACTTTCACAAGTGATATCAACAAAATCCTGGATGATATGGCTGCCAAAGAGTTCCTAAAATGGCTGATTAACACAAAAGTTACCCAAAG AGACCTTTTGGGAGAATACCAGtaa